The sequence AAGGAATGGCAATAGCCGGCTCCAGAAAGATATAAAAAAGGCAAAGAAACGGGCCAAGTATGGCTCTGATAATATTGATGCTGATGACAGCGACGAGCTGCATGGCTTGTGGTCGGAAAGTGATGAGGAGAAGAACCTTTGGACTGGGGATGAAGGAGATGACAATGATGAACCTACAGAGGCCTTCCCAAATGAGAAAAGCGATGAATACATTGATAAATTATTCGAGTTTGAGGAGAAACCAAAGTATAGAACCCTTGCAGATGCGTTGAAAGATGAGGAGGAGCCAGAAGAGTTGTCCCCTGGAAAGCAAGCTCGAAGACTTGCTGTGCAGAATGCTCTGAAGAAACTTAAGAAGGGTCCTGATGGTCGGTATACTAATGTTTGGGAGGTGATGAGTGATTTGGACATTTTGATTGGAGCCTTTGAGGATATTATTTCTGGACCAGAATATGAGGAGCTTCGGCAAGGTGGTCCAAAGAAATTGAATATTCAGTTTTTCAAGGACATCCAAGCTCGCATGAGGGATCCAAACTATAAGTTCTCACCCGAGTTGAAGTTAAAACCGAAAAACAAGCTAGTTCCCAGAAAGAAATGGCAGAAAGCAGAATCAAGAAGGAGAAAGGCACaaaagagatagaacagatgtGTTGTTACTGTCCACGACTCCACTGTTATTCGTAAATATCTGGTGTTCGTGTAACTATACTTTATGAGAAGCATGAAAATCATGTCCTATAGGGAGGAATTTATTTGCATTTATTTAATCCATCATGAATATAATACTTATGTTTTATCGAATTTATTTGTTTGCTATCTGGAAAGATTTCTTGGAGTGGTTATCATATTTATCTTCTTTGAACAATGACCGTGTATTGTTACTCACTACAATAATAGTTTTAATCAGTTCATCATTTAGGTTAGAtgaaaaaatatcaattttcTACCAATACAAAGTTTTGTAGGGTGCTAATAGAGGTTCTATCTTTACAATTTGTCCCAGCTGCCAGACGGGTACATAGTCATAGACTTGTagctttattattttattctgagTTAAGACCTATGAATGTTGATGGAATTAGATAGCTTTAAACTGCAAATGCTGGCATTCCATATTTAAATGTGGACATAATAAATACCTGTACAAATATAATTTCAAAGTTGTAATGAAACCACTTAGAGTTTTAAAGTATTATTGCCTCAATACTGGTCTTGATGAAGTGAGTTGAATGCTTGCATCTTCCTCGACTGATGAACATAGTTATTCTCCATCCTGTTGCTCATGGGACGAGTAGTCTCTAAGTTATTGTACAGCATGGATATTGATGGCTGTGCCATGATACCAGCATCTTTGGGTATGGACGATTGGTAGTTATAACCACAAGGAGAGAAACCTTTGGTAAAACTTTTAGGCCCAGGAAATCCTCCTGGAACGCTAGACATTGTGTAATTCCCAATACTGGTATCCATGGTGCCGATGCCATTGATGTTCCAATCGAAACGACCATCATCCGTATGCATTTTTTCGTTGTGACTGCTGGTTACGTATCTTTCAGACCCGCATTCAACGATATCTTCATCAGATTGAAGAGCTGGAAGGGGCTGGTGGTCTTCAGAGGTATTGAGACTATCGATCAAACTCTGCATTTCGTTCAAGTACACATCT comes from Henckelia pumila isolate YLH828 chromosome 4, ASM3356847v2, whole genome shotgun sequence and encodes:
- the LOC140867474 gene encoding uncharacterized protein isoform X4 — encoded protein: MSHDQEKNIEFVWIKTNVLKVHIHCQGCMQKVKKLLRKVEGVYEVKIDAEEQKVTVLGNVDAETLIKSLVKSGKHAEIWPQKTNNWFVEDVYLNEMQSLIDSLNTSEDHQPLPALQSDEDIVECGSERYVTSSHNEKMHTDDGRFDWNINGIGTMDTSIGNYTMSSVPGGFPGPKSFTKGFSPCGYNYQSSIPKDAGIMAQPSISMLYNNLETTRPMSNRMENNYVHQSRKMQAFNSLHQDQY
- the LOC140867017 gene encoding uncharacterized protein — encoded protein: MARRLYSRLPSFFSVSKTQIQSPSSTPKFPYFTDITSRNSQCVGSSCAMYQVFRSYARDRRSNYDLFGGKIPGAKEFRKEWAKQLENEEDHLWTGSEDETDTERNGNSRLQKDIKKAKKRAKYGSDNIDADDSDELHGLWSESDEEKNLWTGDEGDDNDEPTEAFPNEKSDEYIDKLFEFEEKPKYRTLADALKDEEEPEELSPGKQARRLAVQNALKKLKKGPDGRYTNVWEVMSDLDILIGAFEDIISGPEYEELRQGGPKKLNIQFFKDIQARMRDPNYKFSPELKLKPKNKLVPRKKWQKAESRRRKAQKR
- the LOC140867474 gene encoding uncharacterized protein isoform X2 translates to MDKGQRREEILCSTSFSIITLQTNVLKVHIHCQGCMQKVKKLLRKVEGVYEVKIDAEEQKVTVLGNVDAETLIKSLVKSGKHAEIWPQKTNNWFVEDVYLNEMQSLIDSLNTSEDHQPLPALQSDEDIVECGSERYVTSSHNEKMHTDDGRFDWNINGIGTMDTSIGNYTMSSVPGGFPGPKSFTKGFSPCGYNYQSSIPKDAGIMAQPSISMLYNNLETTRPMSNRMENNYVHQSRKMQAFNSLHQDQY
- the LOC140867474 gene encoding uncharacterized protein isoform X1 gives rise to the protein MIYLCFICLFFLVVLILLQLTLFSSGREEILCSTSFSIITLQTNVLKVHIHCQGCMQKVKKLLRKVEGVYEVKIDAEEQKVTVLGNVDAETLIKSLVKSGKHAEIWPQKTNNWFVEDVYLNEMQSLIDSLNTSEDHQPLPALQSDEDIVECGSERYVTSSHNEKMHTDDGRFDWNINGIGTMDTSIGNYTMSSVPGGFPGPKSFTKGFSPCGYNYQSSIPKDAGIMAQPSISMLYNNLETTRPMSNRMENNYVHQSRKMQAFNSLHQDQY
- the LOC140867474 gene encoding uncharacterized protein isoform X3 gives rise to the protein MDKGREEILCSTSFSIITLQTNVLKVHIHCQGCMQKVKKLLRKVEGVYEVKIDAEEQKVTVLGNVDAETLIKSLVKSGKHAEIWPQKTNNWFVEDVYLNEMQSLIDSLNTSEDHQPLPALQSDEDIVECGSERYVTSSHNEKMHTDDGRFDWNINGIGTMDTSIGNYTMSSVPGGFPGPKSFTKGFSPCGYNYQSSIPKDAGIMAQPSISMLYNNLETTRPMSNRMENNYVHQSRKMQAFNSLHQDQY